In Acidobacteriota bacterium, a genomic segment contains:
- a CDS encoding DUF4838 domain-containing protein — MAHRLRTAAAGLLIAAAFAAAGCRGAPVRLASHGAALAPVVLARDAIPPERHAAIELAHFLERVTRARFEVVTPESAPEPPRILVGPGAAAATGRPVRLEGLGEDGIVVRTAGGDLVLAGGRPRGTLNAVYTFLQETVGCRFWTKDVSTIPQRPELAVGPLDLRYVPPFSYRDDYWYGAFDPDWAARNRLFGTRVPGDEARGGRLVYAGFVHTFDRLIPPETYFPAHPEWFSEIEGVRTAKGAQLCLTNESLRHEVARRVIAEIRRQPGARIASVSQNDRDGRCTCARCRASDEREGSPAGTLIRFVNGVAAEVARVYPDVLIDTLAYQYTRRPPRRARPARNVVVRLCSIECSFGVPLNHRRNASFREDLVGWQRIAPRLFVWDYTTNFRHYLMPHPNLGVLAPNLRFLADHGVTGVFEEGNYQCPGTEMAPLRTWLLAQLLWNPWQDPERLIDEFLAGYYGAAAPHVRELVDRLHRAAREREAWLGFYDDAEKYDFLSLRVLTAALGDVDAARRAAGGDSALVRRVEALRLPLLYAFLLRWRELAAEHRPGEPWPVPRDPAVLLAEVRRRIAEAGVTVLGEGQPLERLEEYASGLQPIEDEGEPGAP; from the coding sequence ATGGCCCACCGACTGCGGACCGCAGCCGCCGGTCTTCTCATCGCCGCGGCATTCGCGGCGGCCGGGTGCCGGGGCGCGCCGGTGCGCCTCGCCTCGCACGGGGCGGCGCTGGCACCCGTGGTGCTCGCGCGGGACGCCATCCCTCCGGAACGTCACGCGGCCATCGAGCTGGCCCACTTTCTCGAGCGGGTGACCCGAGCGCGTTTCGAGGTCGTCACGCCCGAGTCGGCACCGGAGCCCCCGAGGATCCTGGTCGGTCCCGGCGCCGCGGCGGCCACAGGCCGGCCGGTGAGGCTCGAGGGTCTCGGGGAGGACGGCATCGTGGTCCGGACCGCGGGAGGGGATCTCGTCCTCGCCGGCGGACGGCCGCGGGGCACACTCAATGCGGTCTACACCTTCCTCCAGGAGACGGTCGGGTGCCGCTTCTGGACGAAGGACGTCTCGACGATCCCGCAGCGCCCGGAGCTCGCGGTGGGTCCGCTGGACCTTCGCTACGTCCCCCCTTTCAGCTACCGGGACGACTACTGGTATGGCGCGTTCGATCCCGACTGGGCGGCTCGCAACCGACTTTTCGGCACGAGGGTGCCGGGGGACGAGGCTCGCGGAGGGCGTCTCGTCTACGCCGGGTTCGTTCACACCTTCGACCGGCTGATCCCGCCCGAGACCTATTTCCCGGCCCACCCCGAGTGGTTCAGCGAGATCGAAGGCGTCCGGACCGCGAAGGGAGCCCAGCTCTGCCTGACCAACGAGTCTCTGCGGCACGAGGTGGCGCGCCGAGTGATCGCGGAGATCCGGCGCCAGCCGGGCGCGCGCATCGCCTCGGTGTCCCAGAACGACCGCGACGGCCGCTGCACGTGCGCGCGGTGCCGGGCGTCGGACGAGCGGGAGGGGTCGCCGGCGGGCACGTTGATCCGTTTCGTCAACGGGGTCGCGGCCGAGGTCGCCCGGGTCTATCCCGACGTGCTGATCGACACGCTCGCCTACCAGTACACGCGCCGGCCGCCCCGCCGCGCACGACCCGCCCGGAACGTCGTCGTCCGGTTGTGCAGCATCGAGTGCTCGTTCGGTGTCCCGTTGAACCACCGCCGGAACGCCTCCTTCCGGGAGGATCTCGTCGGCTGGCAGCGGATTGCCCCCCGCCTGTTCGTGTGGGACTACACGACGAACTTCAGGCACTACCTGATGCCGCATCCGAACCTCGGCGTGCTGGCTCCCAATCTGCGCTTCCTGGCTGACCACGGCGTGACGGGGGTCTTCGAGGAGGGCAACTACCAGTGCCCCGGGACCGAGATGGCGCCGTTACGCACCTGGCTCCTGGCCCAGCTCCTGTGGAACCCGTGGCAGGATCCCGAACGCCTGATCGACGAATTCCTCGCGGGCTACTACGGCGCGGCGGCCCCGCACGTCCGGGAGCTGGTCGACCGGCTCCACCGCGCAGCGCGGGAACGGGAAGCGTGGCTGGGGTTCTACGACGATGCCGAAAAATACGACTTCCTGAGCCTCCGCGTGCTCACCGCCGCGCTGGGGGACGTCGACGCCGCGCGGCGCGCGGCCGGGGGCGACTCCGCGCTGGTCCGGCGGGTCGAGGCTCTCCGGCTGCCGCTGCTGTACGCCTTCCTCCTGCGGTGGCGGGAACTTGCGGCGGAACACCGGCCCGGCGAACCGTGGCCGGTCCCGCGCGATCCGGCCGTCTTGCTCGCGGAGGTGCGGCGCCGGATCGCGGAAGCCGGCGTCACCGTCCTCGGCGAGGGGCAGCCGCTCGAGCGGCTCGAAGAGTACGCCTCGGGACTCCAACCGATCGAGGATGAGGGGGAGCCGGGCGCGCCGTAG
- a CDS encoding ABC transporter permease translates to MRHAGGGTAAGRPEVTVIQPSRGFAWPDPAELWRYRELLYFLAWRDVKVRYKQTALGAAWAVIQPAAQMLLFTALFGRLARLPSDGAPYALFAYAGLVPWTYFAGALHQAGNSLVTNRQLVEKVWFPRLLVPLASTAAGLVDLLVASLLLPPLLLWHGRVPGVRIAALPLFVALAALAAAAAGVWLAALNVRYRDVRYTIPFLAQLWMFATPVVYPASLVPPAWRALYALNPMVGVVEGFRWCLIPGTPAPGSLAVISAAAGTALLLSGVLYFQRVERTFADVV, encoded by the coding sequence TTGCGGCATGCGGGAGGCGGGACGGCGGCGGGCCGGCCGGAGGTCACGGTCATCCAGCCCTCGCGTGGCTTCGCATGGCCGGATCCGGCCGAGCTGTGGCGGTACCGCGAACTGCTCTACTTCCTCGCCTGGCGCGACGTCAAGGTGCGCTACAAGCAGACCGCCTTGGGGGCGGCCTGGGCGGTGATCCAGCCGGCGGCGCAAATGCTGCTGTTCACGGCCCTCTTCGGCCGCCTCGCCCGGCTTCCCAGCGACGGGGCTCCCTATGCCCTTTTCGCCTACGCCGGGCTGGTTCCGTGGACCTACTTCGCCGGAGCCCTCCACCAGGCGGGCAACAGCCTGGTGACGAACCGCCAGTTGGTGGAGAAGGTCTGGTTCCCGCGGCTGCTCGTGCCGCTCGCCTCGACGGCCGCGGGACTCGTGGACCTGCTGGTCGCCTCGCTCCTGCTGCCGCCGCTCCTCCTCTGGCACGGACGCGTCCCGGGCGTGCGGATCGCCGCATTGCCGCTGTTCGTGGCGCTGGCGGCGCTGGCGGCCGCGGCGGCCGGCGTGTGGCTCGCCGCGCTGAACGTGCGCTACCGCGACGTGCGCTACACGATCCCGTTCCTGGCGCAGCTCTGGATGTTCGCGACGCCGGTGGTCTATCCGGCCAGCCTGGTCCCGCCCGCCTGGCGCGCGCTGTACGCCCTCAATCCGATGGTCGGGGTGGTGGAAGGGTTCCGGTGGTGCCTGATCCCCGGCACCCCCGCTCCTGGCTCGCTCGCGGTCATCTCGGCCGCCGCCGGGACGGCGCTGCTGCTGTCGGGCGTCCTCTACTTCCAGCGCGTGGAGAGGACCTTCGCCGATGTGGTCTGA
- a CDS encoding ATP-binding cassette domain-containing protein encodes MWSEAPAAGGKPTAIRVRGLGKRYRIGAAPHRTLREALSAAAGSILRRRPRSEAPWIWALRDVSFDVREGEVVGIIGRNGAGKSTLLKILSRITEPTEGRAEIRGRVGSLLEVGTGFHPELTGRENIYLNGAILGMSRRELERKFDEIVSFAEIGPFLDTPVKRYSSGMYVRLAFAVAAHLEPEILLVDEVLAVGDAAFQRRCLGKMGDVARSGRTVLFVSHNMGAVRRLCSRVIQLESGRVVRDGPAAEVVRSYLDEVVPASGTDEVERQLAALPEDPAVRLTHVEVRQDGRPTSRVSDDAPVEIEIGYVVKQDLTGLRVYFELLDEEGNCLVQSFHDEREERMSSVRPGRYVSCATLPGRLLAPRRYRLCVRASIHNVRTCTGDGVTLALDVEDSGRLNRGYPQDPVRARLRPDVVWRTSVAARVGEP; translated from the coding sequence ATGTGGTCTGAAGCGCCGGCCGCCGGAGGAAAACCGACCGCGATCCGTGTCCGCGGGCTCGGGAAGCGCTACCGGATCGGCGCGGCTCCCCACCGGACGCTTCGCGAGGCGCTGTCGGCCGCCGCGGGATCGATCCTGCGCCGCCGCCCGAGGAGCGAGGCCCCCTGGATCTGGGCGCTCCGCGACGTGTCCTTCGACGTGCGGGAGGGCGAGGTCGTCGGGATCATCGGCCGCAACGGCGCCGGCAAGAGCACGCTGCTCAAGATCCTCTCCCGCATCACCGAACCCACCGAGGGACGGGCGGAGATCCGAGGCCGGGTCGGGAGCCTGCTCGAGGTGGGAACCGGCTTCCATCCCGAACTGACGGGGCGCGAGAACATCTACCTCAACGGGGCGATCCTCGGCATGAGCCGGCGGGAGCTCGAGCGAAAGTTCGACGAGATCGTCTCTTTCGCCGAGATCGGTCCCTTCCTCGACACGCCGGTCAAGCGCTATTCGAGCGGGATGTACGTCCGGCTCGCCTTCGCGGTGGCGGCCCATCTGGAACCGGAGATCCTGCTCGTCGACGAGGTGCTCGCGGTGGGCGACGCCGCGTTCCAGAGGCGCTGTCTCGGCAAGATGGGCGATGTCGCGCGCAGCGGGCGCACCGTTCTGTTCGTCAGCCACAACATGGGAGCCGTCCGGAGGCTCTGCTCGCGCGTGATCCAGCTGGAGAGCGGGCGGGTGGTGCGGGACGGTCCGGCCGCCGAGGTGGTGCGATCCTATCTGGACGAGGTCGTGCCGGCGTCGGGCACCGACGAGGTGGAGCGGCAGCTCGCCGCCCTCCCCGAGGACCCGGCCGTCCGGCTGACGCACGTCGAGGTGAGGCAGGACGGGCGCCCGACCAGCCGCGTCAGCGACGACGCGCCGGTCGAGATCGAGATCGGCTACGTGGTGAAGCAGGATCTCACCGGCCTGCGCGTCTACTTCGAACTGCTGGACGAAGAGGGCAACTGTCTCGTCCAGTCCTTCCATGACGAGCGGGAGGAGAGGATGTCCTCCGTCCGCCCCGGCCGGTACGTGTCGTGTGCGACCCTGCCGGGGCGGCTCCTGGCGCCGCGCCGCTACCGGCTCTGCGTGCGCGCTTCGATTCACAACGTCCGCACCTGCACCGGCGACGGCGTGACCCTCGCGCTCGACGTCGAGGACTCCGGGCGACTGAACCGCGGCTATCCCCAGGATCCGGTCCGCGCGCGACTCCGGCCGGACGTGGTCTGGCGCACGAGCGTGGCCGCCCGGGTGGGCGAGCCATGA
- a CDS encoding prepilin-type N-terminal cleavage/methylation domain-containing protein, translating into MAPCGCGGRNRLEEAVPGTRRPASISPYPSRPGASGSASSGPPGSTTGRSRRSSSADRVASVREHVRNARDTGSSLVLTGPCAGTNFPVERGSPPETRYRVIVLGTRAGAAPTASARSACSGERGFTLVEMLIGLTLVLLLMSSVSLLVIEGSRLNRSTQMAIAAQATARNCSSVIVQTLRTAGWDPLGVGIPSVLPDPDPTDDVEQIEVFADLDEDGSTVSEGERVTIRHSGDRLEWRRSADPDAPFETLGVNITNDSDGDGTSEPMFVLNPPSNPETITVTITARSPSPDPRTGRYERYTVSTEVVLRNSL; encoded by the coding sequence ATGGCGCCGTGTGGATGCGGTGGCCGGAACCGCCTCGAGGAGGCCGTGCCTGGAACAAGACGACCTGCGTCGATCTCCCCGTACCCGTCGCGGCCCGGCGCCTCCGGTTCCGCCAGCTCGGGTCCGCCCGGATCTACCACTGGTCGATCGCGGAGATCTTCGTCCGCTGATCGAGTCGCATCCGTTCGCGAACACGTGCGAAACGCGAGGGACACCGGCTCATCCCTCGTGTTGACAGGCCCCTGCGCGGGAACGAACTTCCCAGTGGAGAGGGGTTCGCCGCCGGAAACGAGGTACCGGGTGATCGTGCTCGGCACACGGGCCGGAGCGGCCCCGACCGCGTCTGCGAGATCCGCCTGCAGCGGCGAGCGCGGGTTCACGCTCGTCGAGATGCTGATCGGGCTGACACTGGTGTTGTTGCTCATGAGCTCCGTCTCGCTGCTGGTCATCGAGGGATCCCGCCTCAACCGGTCCACGCAGATGGCGATCGCGGCCCAGGCGACCGCCCGGAACTGCTCGTCGGTGATCGTGCAGACGCTGAGGACGGCCGGCTGGGACCCCCTCGGCGTGGGGATTCCGTCGGTCCTACCGGATCCGGACCCCACCGATGACGTGGAGCAGATCGAGGTCTTCGCCGACCTGGACGAGGACGGATCCACGGTCAGCGAGGGTGAGCGAGTGACGATCCGCCACTCGGGAGACCGTCTCGAGTGGCGCCGTAGCGCCGACCCGGACGCTCCGTTCGAAACCCTCGGAGTGAACATCACCAACGACTCCGACGGCGACGGCACGTCGGAACCGATGTTCGTCTTGAATCCGCCGTCGAATCCCGAAACGATCACGGTCACGATCACGGCCCGCTCCCCGAGCCCCGATCCGCGGACGGGGCGCTACGAGAGGTACACCGTGTCGACCGAGGTCGTGCTGAGAAACAGCTTGTGA
- a CDS encoding FkbM family methyltransferase: MTPRRIAVRARAHWRRWRQRRLPRGGELEVRRFGFRFRLDLSSYVDRQLAAGEPWEPHAVRLLEREVRPGMVAVDVGANFGYFTLHLSRLVGPEGRVIAFEPSRRFAERLAWHIEANGAANVVMERVALSDRDGEAELLQGEASATMHWTGAKAPGGRERVRTTTLDGWWRRWTSGGGEDRLDVIKVDIDGHEPRFLAGAAETLRRHRPLLLIEFSQDNLFAAGSTAWDLADALEDLGYTLCDERTGRPFPSRRALLLEAGNFTHSANVLARPARP; encoded by the coding sequence ATGACGCCGAGGAGGATCGCCGTCCGGGCTCGGGCGCACTGGCGGAGATGGCGCCAGCGGCGACTCCCGCGGGGCGGAGAGCTCGAGGTCCGGCGGTTCGGCTTTCGCTTCCGGCTCGACCTGTCCTCCTACGTCGACCGGCAGCTCGCCGCGGGCGAGCCGTGGGAGCCGCACGCGGTGCGGTTGCTCGAGCGGGAGGTCCGTCCGGGCATGGTGGCCGTCGACGTGGGCGCGAATTTCGGCTACTTCACGCTGCACCTGTCGCGGCTGGTCGGTCCGGAAGGGCGGGTGATCGCCTTCGAGCCGTCGCGGCGGTTCGCCGAACGGCTGGCCTGGCACATCGAGGCGAACGGCGCGGCGAACGTGGTGATGGAGCGCGTCGCGCTTTCGGACCGTGACGGCGAGGCGGAGCTGCTCCAGGGCGAGGCCTCCGCCACGATGCACTGGACCGGAGCGAAAGCTCCCGGCGGCCGGGAGCGGGTGCGCACCACGACGTTGGATGGCTGGTGGAGGCGGTGGACGTCGGGGGGCGGGGAGGACCGCCTCGACGTGATCAAGGTGGACATCGACGGTCACGAACCCCGGTTCCTCGCCGGCGCTGCCGAGACCCTGAGGCGGCACCGCCCGCTGCTTCTCATCGAGTTCAGCCAGGACAACCTCTTCGCCGCCGGTTCGACCGCGTGGGATCTCGCCGATGCGCTGGAGGACCTCGGCTACACGCTCTGCGACGAGCGAACGGGCCGGCCTTTCCCCTCCCGCCGGGCTCTGCTCCTCGAGGCGGGCAACTTCACCCACAGCGCGAACGTCCTGGCCCGGCCGGCCCGCCCGTAA
- the ligA gene encoding NAD-dependent DNA ligase LigA, which yields MASEKIRRRVEQLREEIRRHDYLYYVLDRPEISDERYDELFRELRDLEEKYPELRTPDSPTQRVAGAPLEELETVEHLAPMLSLDSDREEAALRRFDKRVRDALGGADVRYVVEPKLDGLSLEVVYEGGVMVRAATRGDGYRGEAVTENVRTIRSVPLKLREEKRRAPALLSVRGEAIMRVGPFRDLNQRLIDEGKTPFANPRNAAAGSLRQLDPRVTAERPLEVFFYDILHVEGTSFATQWEVRRALADWGLRPTKPARRVESVDEVLAYHAELGEKRDNLDFEIDGIVVKLDDLAARERLGATGRHPRWAFAFKFPPRREVSEVLRIIPSVGRSGVVTPVALLRPVEIGGVTVSRATLHNIEEVQRKDIREGDRVRVERAGDVIPQVVEVVPQPGRRRGRPFRMPEKCPSCGTPLVTKGPFTICPNGLSCPAQQVGRIVHFASRPALDIEGLGEETARLLVERGLVRRLPDIFELRKEQLVPLEGFAEKSAENLIRAIKRASRVELHRFLYALGIPEVGVKVARDLARHFRSLDALRAADREALQEVPGVGPRMAEEIRAFFDERHNQKVIDDLLRHVTIVTPRETEGDALSGLTFVLTGTLSGMTRSEAKALIERHGGRVAGSVSGRTHYVVAGESPGSKKAEAEKRGVPILDEQAFLALLRERGVTPPGSG from the coding sequence ATGGCCAGCGAGAAGATCCGCCGCCGGGTGGAACAGCTCCGCGAGGAGATCCGGCGCCACGACTACCTCTACTACGTCCTGGACCGCCCGGAGATCTCGGACGAGCGCTACGACGAGCTTTTCCGCGAGTTGAGGGATCTCGAGGAGAAGTATCCCGAGCTGCGCACGCCCGATTCCCCCACGCAGCGCGTGGCGGGCGCCCCCCTCGAAGAGCTGGAGACGGTCGAGCACCTCGCCCCGATGCTGAGCCTCGACTCGGACCGGGAGGAGGCGGCCCTGCGGAGGTTCGACAAGCGCGTTCGGGACGCGCTCGGCGGCGCGGACGTCCGGTACGTGGTGGAACCGAAGCTGGACGGGCTTTCCCTGGAAGTCGTGTACGAGGGTGGCGTCATGGTCCGGGCGGCGACGCGGGGCGACGGCTACCGCGGCGAGGCGGTGACGGAAAACGTTCGGACGATCCGGAGCGTGCCCCTGAAACTCCGCGAGGAGAAGCGGCGTGCACCGGCGCTCCTTTCGGTCCGGGGAGAGGCGATCATGCGCGTCGGCCCGTTCCGGGACCTGAATCAGAGGCTCATCGACGAGGGGAAGACGCCGTTCGCGAATCCGCGAAACGCGGCGGCGGGATCGCTGAGACAGCTCGATCCGCGGGTGACGGCCGAGCGGCCGCTGGAGGTCTTCTTCTACGACATCCTGCACGTCGAGGGAACATCGTTCGCGACCCAGTGGGAGGTGCGGCGTGCGCTGGCGGATTGGGGGCTGCGGCCCACGAAGCCGGCGCGCCGGGTCGAGAGCGTGGACGAGGTGCTCGCCTACCACGCCGAGCTCGGCGAGAAGCGGGACAATCTCGACTTCGAGATCGACGGAATCGTCGTCAAGCTGGACGACCTGGCCGCCCGGGAGCGTCTCGGCGCGACCGGCAGGCACCCCAGGTGGGCTTTCGCCTTCAAGTTTCCGCCGCGCCGGGAGGTCTCCGAGGTGCTCCGGATCATCCCCAGCGTCGGCCGCTCCGGCGTCGTGACGCCCGTGGCGCTGCTGCGCCCGGTCGAGATCGGCGGGGTGACGGTCAGCCGGGCGACCCTGCACAACATCGAGGAGGTCCAGCGGAAGGACATCCGCGAAGGGGACCGGGTCCGGGTCGAGCGGGCCGGTGACGTCATTCCCCAGGTCGTCGAAGTGGTTCCGCAACCGGGACGGCGGAGGGGACGGCCGTTCCGCATGCCGGAGAAGTGCCCCTCGTGCGGCACGCCGCTCGTCACCAAGGGGCCGTTCACGATCTGTCCGAACGGTCTGTCATGCCCGGCGCAGCAGGTCGGCCGCATCGTCCACTTCGCGTCCCGTCCGGCACTCGACATCGAGGGCCTGGGCGAGGAGACGGCACGCCTCCTGGTGGAGCGGGGCCTCGTGCGCAGGCTTCCGGACATTTTCGAGCTGCGGAAGGAGCAGCTCGTGCCCCTGGAGGGTTTTGCCGAGAAGTCGGCGGAGAACCTGATCAGGGCGATCAAGAGGGCCTCTCGCGTCGAGCTCCACCGGTTCCTGTACGCGCTCGGCATTCCGGAGGTGGGGGTCAAGGTCGCCCGCGATCTGGCGCGGCACTTCCGTTCCCTGGACGCTCTGCGGGCCGCCGACCGCGAGGCGCTTCAGGAAGTTCCCGGAGTGGGCCCCCGGATGGCCGAGGAGATCCGCGCCTTCTTCGACGAGCGCCACAACCAGAAGGTGATCGACGATCTGCTGCGGCACGTCACGATCGTGACGCCGCGCGAAACGGAGGGGGACGCGCTGTCGGGGCTGACCTTCGTGCTCACCGGAACCCTTTCGGGGATGACGCGCTCCGAGGCCAAGGCGCTCATCGAGCGCCACGGGGGACGGGTCGCCGGTTCGGTCAGCGGCCGGACCCACTATGTCGTGGCCGGCGAGTCCCCCGGTTCGAAGAAGGCGGAGGCGGAAAAGCGAGGCGTGCCGATTCTCGACGAGCAGGCGTTCCTGGCGTTGCTCCGCGAGCGCGGCGTCACCCCGCCCGGCTCCGGATGA
- the grxC gene encoding glutaredoxin 3 yields the protein MPEIVIYTKTGCPYCRRAKDLLASKGVTWTEIDVIAEPERFSEMVQRAGGRTTAPQIFIGGRHVGGSDDLAALEARGELDTLLGETKGRQASGRE from the coding sequence ATGCCGGAAATCGTGATCTACACCAAGACGGGATGCCCGTACTGCCGCCGCGCCAAGGATCTGCTGGCCTCGAAAGGGGTCACCTGGACGGAGATCGACGTCATAGCGGAGCCCGAGCGGTTCAGCGAGATGGTGCAGCGCGCGGGCGGGCGCACGACCGCGCCGCAGATCTTCATCGGCGGTCGCCACGTGGGGGGCTCCGACGACCTCGCCGCGCTCGAAGCCCGCGGTGAGCTCGACACGCTGCTCGGCGAAACGAAGGGCCGCCAGGCGTCCGGACGGGAATGA